CCGGTTCAAGCCTGCATGCCATGACCCGCCACATGCTCGGCCTGTTCGCCGGCCAGCCCGGCGCGCGCCAATGGCGCCGCATCCTGTCCGAACAGGCCGTCCGGAAAGGCGCAGGCCTCGAAGTCCTCCACGCCGCGCTCGCTGCCATCGAAAAGGTCGAGGCCTGAAGCATGGCGGGCCCCGGAACGGTTGCACAAGTTCCGGCTTGTGCAGGCAAAATTCCGCACCGTGAAAATAAAATAGCGCGCGAAATCCGGGCCTTGTAAAATATCCGCCGCGCGCCAATCCGGCGGGATTGCGGGCAGGTGTATGGTTCGTCCATGCCGCCGGCCCGTCCGCACCCTGACCTCTGGTATCCCATCGCCGCGCTGCTGGCGGCGCTGCGCCGGCTCCTGCTCACCGCCAACCCGTGCGCTTTCGCGGCCATCGCCAGTGAAGCGCGCGCCCAGCTTGCCGTCGCCGCCGCGCTTGTCCGCCGTTATATCCATATCCTCGCCGCAGAGCTCGTCCTGCCTCCACCGCGCGTGGTGCCGTCTCGTCCGCCTACGGACAATGCCGTCCCGCGCGGGGCGAGCCGCTATCTCTTCCCGCTGATCGAGGCGCCCGCCGCATCCGGCGGCGGCAGCGCCGGCGAGGACCCGCCCGAGCTGCAATGGGCGCTTCTCACCGAAGCGGCCCGCCGGCTCGCCGACGTGCTCGCAAGCCCTGCATCCCATGCCCGCCGTCTCGCCCGCCGCTTCGGCACTTTGCTGACGCCGGGCCTGCGCGACTTGCCCGTGCCCTGGCACATCATCCGCCGCATCCCGCCCGCGCTCGACGTGCTGCTCCTGCGCGCCGACCAGATCGCGAGACCTCTGGCCTGGGCCGGTCTCGATACCTCGTAAGCTGCGTGCGCCGCCTCTCCGCGCCTCCCTTGCCGTGCAGGGGAGGGCAAAGGCGCTGGCAGCAATCCCTTAAACCACTCCTTAACAATTTGTTCTTCCTTTGTTCGGAGCGTCATGTTAATCCTCCCCTCGGTTGAAGGGGCTCGGCATGGTCGCACGGATCACGACATACGCGTTTGACGGCGTCGAGGCCCAACCCGTCGATGTGCAGGTCCAGCTGTCCGGCGGGCAGGTGAACTTCATGGTCGTCGGCTTGCCGGACAAGGCGGTCGGCGAAAGCCGGGAACGGGTGCGCGCCGCCTTCTCGGCGCTGGGCCTCGCGCTTCCGCCGAAGCGCGTCATCGTGAACCTCGCGCCGGCTGACCTGCCGAAGGAAGGCAGCCATTACGACCTCGCGATCGCCCTGGCGTTGCTCGCCAAACTCGGCGTCATTCCGGAAGACCAGCTCGCCCGCTATGCCGCGATCGGGGAGTTGTCGCTGGACGGCCGGCTCGTCGAATCGGCCGGTATCCTGCCGGCGGCGATGGCGGCCGAAGCCATGGGCCTCAGCCTGATCTGCCCGGAAGCCTGCGGCTCCGAAGCCGCCTGGGCCGGCGGGGATGTGCTGCCGGCCAAAAGCCTGATCGCGCTGATCAACCACTTTGCCGGCCGCAGCGTGCTTAGCCCTCCGAAGAAAGGCGACCTGCTGGAGGCCCAAATCGGTCCCGACCTGAAAGACGTGAAAGGCCAGGAAGGCGCCAAGCGGGTGCTCGAAATCGCCGCCGCCGGCGGTCACAACCTCCTCTTCTGCGGCCCGCCCGGTTCCGGCAAGTCGATGCTCGCCCAGCGCCTCCCGGGTCTCCTGCCGCCGCTTTCGGCCCGCGAACTGCTCGAAGCCTCGCAGATCCAGTCCATCGCTGGCCTGTTGCAGCGCGGCCAGCTCTCCCGCACCCGCCCGTTCCGCGCGCCGCACCATTCCGCCTCGATGGCGGCGATGGTCGGCGGCGGTATCAAGGCGAAGCCGGGCGAAGTCTCGCTTGCCCATCACGGCGTGCTCTTCCTCGACGAGCTGCCGGAATTCTCCGCCCAGGTGCTCGACAGCCTGCGCCAGCCGCTCGAAGCGGGCGAAGCGGTGATCGCGCGCGCCAACCGGCATGTGCGCTATCCCGCCCGCTTCCAGCTGATCGCGGCGATGAATCCCTGCCGCTGCGGCGGCGGACCCGGCGCCGCCGCCTGCACGCGCGGACCCCGCTGCGCGCAGGACTACCAGTCGCGGATTTCCGGCCCGTTCCTCGACCGGATCGACCTGTTCTATGAAACCCCTCCCGTCACCGCCGTCGACCTCAGCCTGCCGGCGCCCGCCGAAGGCACGGCCGAAACCCGCGCCCGGGTTGCCCGGGCCCGCGAGCTGCAGGCCGAGCGCTTCGACGGCCTCGCCGATACCGAAGGCCGCCGGCACGTGAATGCCGACATGCCGCCCGGCGCCATCGATCAGCTCGCCTCTCCGGATGCGCCCGGCGCGGCCTTGCTCGCCGACGCGGCCGTGAAGCTGTCACTCACCGCCCGCGGCTATACGCGGGTGCTGAAGGTCGCCCGCACCATCGCCGACCTCGATGGCTCGGATGCGGTACGGCGCGTACACATTGCCGAAGCCCTCAGCTATCGCCACCGCCCGGCCTCGGGCGCCGGGGCAGCCGCTATCACTGGCTCTTCACTGGTGCGCTGATGCCATGGTTCCCGGCGGATTAAGGCTCTGATCAGGCTTTCCGGGCTAGATTCGCGCCATGACATCACCTTCAGACAGCCGGCCGGAGGGCGAATCGCCTGAACAGGCGTTTCTCGCCACGGCCAGCCATGAAATCCGCACGCCGCTCAACGGCATACTCGGCACGGTTTCGCTGCTGCTGGAAACCGACCTGTCGCCGGCCCAGCGCGAATATGCCGAGACGATCCGCCTGTCCGGCGGCCGGTTGCTCGACCTGCTCAACAATGTGCTCGACTATGCCCGGCTCGACGCGTCCGCCGTCGAACTCGAATCCGAGAGCTTCTGTCCGCTGCATCTGGCCCGGGAAGTTGCCGAACTCCTCTCTCCGCGCGCCCATGCGGCCGGTCTCGACCTTGCTGTGCGCTGCCAGCAATGGCCGGTCCCCGTCTACGAAGGCGATGCCGGACGCCTGCGCCAGATCCTCTTCAACCTTGTCGGCAATGCCCTGAAGTTCACCGCCCGGGGCGCCGTGCTGGTCGATGTCGTGCCGCGCGCGAACGGGCTCACGGTGCATGTGCGCGATACCGGTCCCGGAATTGCGCCGCAGGACCAGGCGCGGCTGTTCGAGGCCTTCCGCCAGACCGCCACCGGCGATGCCTATCGCGAAGGCGGCGTCGGCCTCGGCCTCGCCATCGTCAAGCGCCTCGCTGACCTTCTCGGTGGCAATGTCCGCGTGTCGTCCGGACTGGGGGAGGGGGCAACTTTCACCGTCGACATCCCGCTCCGCAGCGCCGACGTGCCGCCGGTGCATGATGCCTCGCGCCTCGGGGGCCAGATCGGGCTGGCCGGCTTGCCGCCGGCGACGGCCCTTTCGCTGGCCGCTGCCATGGCCGGACTTGAGACGGAAGTTACCCAGATCGACCTCGGCTCGGGCCACGTGCCCGGCGGCATCGATGTGCTGCTGGTCGGCGCGGACCTGCCTGAGGCGATGGTCGCGGCGCTCGCCCGCAAGGCGCCGGCGCTTGTTGTGCTGCGCCCTGAAGACCGCGGCGCCATCGGCCGCTTCCGCCAGCTCGGCTGCCGGGGCTGGCTGGTCCGGCCGCTCCGGATGTCGTCGGTGGCCGAGCGGATCGTGCTCGCCCGCAGCGGGCGCCAGGTCTCGGACGAGCCGGAAAACGAAGGCGGCGGCGGCCGCGTGCTGATCGCCGACGACAACCCGATCAATGCCCTGATTGCACGGCGCGCCTTGGAATCGGCAGGATTTACCGTCAGTGTGGCGGCAACCGGACGCGAAGCGCTGGATGCGGCGGCGCAGATGGCGCCCGACCTTGTTCTGATGGACCTGAGAATGCCGGTGATGGATGGATTTGAAGCCATGAGACACCTGCGGTCCGCAGGCCTGACAGCGCCGGTCATTGCGGTCTCGGCCGAAATGACACCCGATATCGAGCGCCGCGCCCGGGAAGCCGGCGCCAGCGGCGTCGCGGCCAAGCCGCTTGATGCCGAGGCGCTGCGTTCCCTCGCGCTGCAATGGACGGCCGGCGCGGGCCGTCTGACAGGCGCCGCATGACGGACCTCGCAGGGGCTGGCGCGCCGGAAAAGGAAGCGCCGCGTTTCATTCGCGCGTTGAAGGCCATGCGCGACCGCCGGATGGCGGCCATGTTCCTGCTCGCGCTTGCCGCCGGCCTGCCTTACGGCGCGGTGCTCGGTACGCTGAATGCCTGGCTGACGACTGAAGGCGTCTCGCCTTCAACCATCGGTGTACTGTCGATCGTCACCATCGGCTATGCGTTCAAGTTCCTCTGGTCGCCGGCCTTCCAGTCGGCGCACCATCCGTTTCCCTTGCTGGGTCCGCGGCGCACCTGGTTGCTCAGCCTGCAGCTGCCGATCGCCGGCCTCCTGTTCCTGCTCGCCTTCTCGAACCCCGGCGAGCATATCGGCCTCGTGGCCGTGATCGCCCTGTTCGCCGCGCTGTTCTCGGCGACCCACGACATCGTGCTGGATGCCTGGCGCATCGAGGTCGCGCGTTCGGATGAAGACAAGGACCTGATGGCCGCGCTCTACCAGTTCGGCTACCGGATCGCCGGTTTCATCACCGGCTTCCTCGCCCTGCTGCTCGCCCAGTTCTACGGCTGGGTGGTTGTCTATGTGATGATCGCGGCGATGATGGTGCTTGCCATTTCCGGCACGCTGCTGGCGCCCGAACCGGAAACCGAGACGGGGCCCGGCCACCGCCGCCTGACCTTCCAGGCCGGCCTGCCGGAACGCGAACGCACCTTCGCCACCTTACTGGTCGCCGCCGGCTGGATCGCCGCCTTCCTGATGATCGCGGGCTTTGTCATCGCCTCTTTCACGCAGGATCCGCCGCCGAAAGGCGGCGTGTTCGTTGCCGAGCAGGGACCATGGATCGTCGGCCTGACCGTGCTGCTGCCCGCCCTCGGCGCGCTCGTCCTGCTGCTGCGTCACGGGCGTGTGCCGGCCGAAATCGTGGACGGGCCCAGCGACGAGCCGCAGGTGAAGCGCGTCATCCGCGCGGTCTTCCGCTCGATTTTCGATCCGCTGATGGACCTGATCGGGCGTCTCGGCTGGGGCGCGCTGCTCGTGCTGCTGCTGGCGCTGACCTACCGCTTCACCGATTCCGTCTGGGGTTCTTTCGCCTATCCCTTCTATCTCGACGACCGGTTCGGCGCGCTCCACCATTCGATGGCGGACGTCGCGGTGGCTTCAAAATTCTTCGGTGTGCTGATGACCGTCGCAGGCGCCGCCATCGGCGCGGTGGTCATCAGCTTTGTCGGGCGCATGCCGGTGCTGGTGGCCGGCGCAGTGCTGGCGGCGGCGACCAACCTCCTGTTCGCAGACCTGTCGCGCGGCGGGGCCGGCATCGATGCCTTCCTCGAGTGGACGCACATCGCAGAGCCGCTGCGGGCCTTTGCGGGCTGGGCGGCGCACATCTCGCCGGAAGGGCAGGGCGCCGATGCCGGAGACCGGATGGCAAGACTGATGATCGCAATCTCAGGCGAAAACCTCGCTGGCGGATTCGCCAGCGTCGCGGTCGTGGCGTTCCTGACCTCCGTCGTGAACCCGCGCTTCGCGGCGGTGCAATATGCGCTGCTCGCTTCGCTCACCATGCTGATCGGTACGCTCGGCCGGCCCTGGCTCGGCGCCATGATCGAGACGGAAGGCTATTACAGCGTCTTTATACTGACGTTCTGGCTCGGCGGCATCGCCGTTGCCCTGTCGGTCATCGAGTGGGTGCGGCAAGCCCGCCTGCCGCCCGCGCCCGAAAGCGCCGCCGCGCCTTAGCCGCTGTGAACCTGGTCGATGTCAAACGCGGCCAGCGCGGCGAGATCGACGATGTCGCCGACCGTCGCGCCGAGCGAGGCAATCTGCACCGGCTTCTCGAGGCCCAGCAGCATCGGACCGATGATCGTCGAGCGGCTCATCTGTTCCAGCAGGTTGGTCGCGATCGAGGCCGAATGGATCGCCGGCATCACGAGGATGTTGGCGGGCCCGGTCAGGCGCGAGAACGGATAGAGCAGCTTGTGGTTCGGGTTCAGGGCCACGTCGGCATTCATGTCGCCTTCGTATTCGAAGTCGAGACCCGGCGTGCGGTCGAGGATGCACACGGCCTCGCGCACCTTGTCGCCGCGTTCGCCCATCGGATTGCCGAAGGTCGAGTATGACAGGAAGGCCACGCGCGGCGTGAAGCCGACGCTGCGCACCGCGCGCACGGCTTCATGCGCGATGTTGGCGAGCGTGGGACCGTCGGGCAATTCATTGACGCTGGTATCGGCGATGAAGATCGTCTTGCCCATGTTGATCACCATCGACATGCCGATCACGGCTTGTCCGGGGATCGGATCGAGCACCAGCAGGGCATCCTTCAGCGCGGCGTCATAGTTGCGCGTCACACCGGTCACCATGCCGTCGGCATCGCCGTTCTTGAGCATGCAGCATCCGAAGATGTTGCGGTCCTGGTTCACGAGGCGCTGGGCGTCGCGTTTCAGGTATCCCTTCCGCTGCAGGCGCTTGTAGAGCATGTCGACATAGACGGGATTGTTGTCGGACAGGCGGGCGTTGATGATGTCGAGCGCGCCGGCCGGCACGCCCATCTGTTCCATCGTCGCCTCGACCTGCGCTTCGCGCCCGATCAGGATAGGATGGCCGAGGCCCTGGTTCTTGAAGCTCCACGCGGCGCGCACGACCGCAGGCTCTTCGCCTTCGGCAAACACGATGCGGCGCTGCACTTCGCGGCAGCGCGCCTGCACGCCTTGCAGGAAGGCAGCCGACGGGTCGGCGCGGCGCACCAGGCTCTGGCGGTAGGCATGCATGTCGGCAATCGGCTTGCGCGCGACGCCGGTATCCATCGCGGCCTGCGCCACCAGCGGCGGCACGAAGCTGATCAGGCGCGGATCGAACGGTGTGGGGATGATATAGTCGCGGCCAAAGGTCGGACGGGCGCCGTGATAGGCAGCGGCCACTTCATCCGGCACGTCCTCGCGCGCAAGTTCGGCAAGCGCCTGCGCGGCGGCGACCTTCATCTCCTCGTTGATGCTCCGTGCACGGACATCCAGCGCGCCGCGGAAGATGTAGGGGAAGCCGAGGACGTTGTTGACCTGGTTGGGATAATCCGACCGGCCGGTGGCGATGATCGCGTCGTCGCGGACGGACTTGATGTCTTCCGGCGTGATCTCCGGGTCCGGGTTCGCCATCGCGAAGATGATCGGGTTCTTGGCCATGGACTTGACCATGTCCTTGGTCACCGCGCCCTTGACCGACAGGCCGAGGAACACGTCGGCGCCCTTCATGGCTTCGGCCAGCGTGCGCTTGGTGGTTTTCACGGCAAAGGCGGACTTGAACTGGTCCATCTTCTCCTTGCGGCCCTCGTAGACCACGCCCGCCGTGTCGCACAGGAGGATGTTCTCGCCCTTCACGCCGAGATGGCGGATCAGTCCGGCCACGGACAGACCGGCCGCGCCGGCGCCCGAGACGGCGACCTTGACGTCCGACATCTTGCGCCCGGTGATATGGCAGGCGTTGATCAGGCCGGCGGCGGCGATGATCGCCGTGCCGTGCTGGTCATCGTGGAAGACCGGGATGTCGAGTTCCTCGCGCAGCCGGCTTTCGATGATGAAACAGTCGGGCGCCGAGATGTCTTCCAGGTTGATGCCGCCCCAGGTCGCGCCGATGTTGCGCACCGTGCGGATGAAGTCCTCGGCGTCGCGGGTGTTCACTTCAATGTCGAAGCTGTCGATGTCGGCGAAGCGCTTGAACAGCACGGCCTTGCCTTCCATGACCGGCTTGGCGGCCAGCGGGCCAAGGTTTCCGAGGCCGAGGATGGCGGTGCCGTTGGAGATGACCGCGACGAGGTTGCCCTTCGAGGTGTAGTCATACGCGAGGTCTTCATTGCCGGCGATCGCCAGCACCGGGATGGCAACGCCCGGGCTGTAGGCCAGCGACAGGTCGCGCTGCGTGCCCATCGGCTTGGTGGGGGCCATCGAGATCTTGCCCGCGGTCGGGTGCGAGTGGAAGTCGAGGGCTTCCTGATCGGTGAAGCTCGGGCGCTGCGTGGTCATCGGGGCTCTGTTTCAGTTTGACGGCTTGGGAATCCCGTCTAGGCCGCCGTGCGGGCTGTGCCAACAGTCAAATCCGCACACATGCAGGCCCGGCTTTGCGAATCCCCCGCGCAAGGGCTAGCTTGCCGCGCCATGCCGGATACCGCCCCCAAATCGCTGCCTGCCGCAGAGCCGACGCCGTTCATGGCGCAGTACCTGTCGATCAAGGCGCAGCAGCCGGATGCGCTGCTGTTCTTCCGGATGGGCGACTTCTACGAGTTGTTCTTCGACGATGCCGTGACGGCGGCCGGCGTGCTCGACATCACGCTGACCTCGCGCGGCGAGCATGACGGGGCGCCGATCCCGATGGCCGGCGTGCCCTACCATGCCGCCGAGGGCTACCTCGCGCGCCTGATCAAGGCGGGGTGCCGGGTGGCGGTCTGCGAACAGACCGAAAGCCCGGCCGAGGCCAAGAAGCGCGGCTCCAAATCGGTGGTGCGCCGCGAAATTGTGCGCGTCGTCACGCCGGGCACGCTGACCGAGGATACGCTGCTGCCGGCGCGCCAGGGCCAGGCGCTGGCGGCGCTGGCCTTCACGGCGCAGGGCGAGGCGGCGCTGGCGGTGTGCGACGTGTCGACCGGCCTGTTCGAACTTGCGGCGCTTGATGCGGCCCGGGTGGCCGACGCGCTGCTCGCGTGGCCGCTCAGCGAACTCTTGGTGTCGGAGGCGGACCGCAGCCGGCCGGCCGTTGCGGGCCTGCCCGAGGTGACAGCGGTGGCAATCACCGAACGCCCGGCCCGAACGGCCACCGCGAAAGCGGGCGAGGCGCTGCTGAAGGAAACGTTCGGGGTCGCGGCGCTCGACGGGCTCGGCGACTTCAGCAAGGCGGAATGCGCGGCGGCCGGCCTGTTGCTTGACTATGTGAAGCTGACCCAGGCGGGGCGCCCGGCGCGCCTGTCGGTGCCCCGGCGCGCCCATCCGGCCAGCGCCCTGCTGATCGACCCCGCCACCCGCGCGAGTCTCGAGATCGACCGGTCCTATGCGCGCGGCCGCGAGGGCACGTTGCTCGCCGCCATCGACCGCACCATCACGGCGCCGGGCGCGCGCCTGCTCGCCGCGCAGCTCGCCCGCCCGTCGCGCGACCGTGCCGGGATCGAGGCGCGCTACGATGCCGTCAGCTTCTTTGCGGGCGAGCGCACCGTGCTCGGCGACACGCGCGCTGCGCTGAAGGCGGCGCCGGATCTCGAGCGCGCCTGCATGCGCCTCGCGCTTGGCCGGGGAGGGCCGCGCGACCTGCAGGCGCTGGCGCAGGCGCTGGCCGCCGCCCGCAAGACGGCCGGTATCCTGCGCAATTCCGGCGCGGCGCTGCCGCCGCTTCTGGCGCGCGCGGCGGAGGTGCTGAGCCTGCCGGCGCCCGGCGGTCTCGCGGCCCTCGGCGCTGACCTGACGGCGGCCCTGGTTGAGACGCCGCCGGTGCTCGCGCGCGACGGCGGGTTCATCGCGGCCGGCTGGAATGGCGCGCTCGACGAGGTGCGCACCTTGCGCGATGGCAGCCGCCGGGTGATTGCCGCGATGCAGGGCCGGTATGCCGAGGCCACCGGAATTGCCGCCCTGAAGATCAAGTTCAACAATGTCCTCGGCTATTTCATCGAAGTGCCGGCCCGGCTTGCCGACGCGATGCTGAAGCCGCCGCTGGCGAATGATTTCATTCACCGCCAGACGATGGCGGGCGCGGTGCGCTTCTCGACCACCGAGCTTGCCGAACTGGCAGGCCGGATCAGCCGCGCCGACGAGGAAGCCAAGGCACTGGAGCTGGCAGACTTCGAAGCATTCGGCGTGCGCGTGTCGGCCGAGCGCGAGGCGCTGGCCGAGGTGGCCGCCGCGCTCGCCGCCGTGGATGTCGCCGCGGCGAATGCGGTCTGGGCCGACGAGGCCGGGGCGGTTCGCCCGGTCATCGAGGTGGCGCCGGTTTTCGAGGCGAAGGGTCTTCGTCACTGCGTGGTCGAGGCCGCGCTGCGGCGGGACGGGAAAGGCTTCACCGCCAATGACCTGAGCCTCGATGCCGGGGCGACGTCGGCGCCGCGCTTCCTGCTGGTTACCGGACCGAACATGTCTGGCAAGTCGACCTACCTGCGCCAGGCGGCGCTGGCCGTGATCCTGGCGCAGGCCGGGTGCTTCGTGCCCGCAACCTCGCTTCGGCTTGGCCTTGCCGACCGCGTCTTCTCCCGCGTCGGCGCTTCCGACGACCTGTCGCGCGGCCGCTCCACCTTCATGGTCGAAATGGTCGAGACGGCCGCGATCCTCAATCAGGCGACGCCCGAGAGCTTCGTCATCCTGGATGAAGTCGGGCGCGGCACCGCAACCTGGGACGGCCTTGCCATCGCCTGGGCCGCCGTCGAACACCTGCACGCGCAGACCCGGTGCCGCGCCGTGTTCGCGACGCACTATCACGAGCTGACGGCATTGGCCGCCGAACTGCCGGGCGCTGCGAATGCGAGCCTCAAGGCGCGCGAGTGGAAGCATGACCTGATCTTCCTGCACGAGGTGCAGCCGGGCCCGGCCGACCGGTCCTACGGGGTGCAGGTGGCGCGCCTCGCCGGATTGCCGAGGAGCGCGGTGGCGCGCGCCGCGCAGATCCTCAAGCAGCTCGAGGCGAGCCCGTCGGCGGCTGAAAGCCTGCCGCTGTTTGCGGCGGCCGCGCCGGAGCCGGAGGCCGGGTTGCCGCCTGAAGCCGAGGCCGTGATGGCGGCGCTCGCGGCGCTCGATCCCGACGGGCTCAGCCCGCGCGATGCGCTGCAGGCCCTGTATGAGTTGAAAACGCTCGGCAAGCCGAAGGCGTGAAGCCTCAGCGGGCGCGCAGCGCCATCGCTTCGAGCACGCGGACGACGGCCTGCAGGCTTTCGACATCGCCGATTTCCTCGACGAGGCGGCGGGCATCGCGTTTCAGGTCGTGGGCCTGCAAGTCGCGGCCGCGGGTGCCGTCGGGATTTTCGGCGATCTCGAACGGCTCGTAGAACCAGCCGATCGGCCGGCCGAGGGCCTGCGCAATTTCGAGCAGGCGGCCGGCGGACATGCGGCTATGACCGGCTTCGTATTTCTGGATCTGCTGGAAGGTGACGCCGAGCAGGGCGGCAAGGCCTTCCTGCGTCAAGCCCAGTTCGCGGCGGCCCTGGCGCAGGCGCTGGCCCACGAACCGGTCGGCATCGGTCGGCTTGCGCGCCTCATGGGCGGGCGAGGTGTCGGCTTTCGCCATGATGGGGCCCTCCGGCGTTTACATACCGGAATGCAACCCGCAGGCCAGATACGACCTGAACGGGCAGAGCAGCTGTGTTTCGCCGGAAAACCGCGGGCGGGTGTCAGGCGGTAACCTTTACCGGGGCCTCGAACTTCGTGACTTTCAGGATCACGTCATCCGGGGTGGCAATCATCGCCTGGTACATGGCCTCGGGGTAGGCCTGATGCGGCTTGGCCGGATCATAGGGCGGCTGCTTCACGCGGCCACCTTCGCCGGCATAGGCGTCCGGCGTGACATAGGTTTCGAGTTCGGCCTTGCTGATGCCGACCTTCTCGACCACGGCGGGATCAATCCAGAGCTTGGGATCCACCGCGACGGTCGAGCAGGCGACTTCCAGGGTCAGCTGGTCCGGCCCGGCAAAATAGATCGAGTGGCACATGCCATGGTCCATCGGGCCGATGACGTTGATGCCCTTGGTGCGGATCCGGTCGCGGATCGCGTAGAGGTCGTCCAGCGTGTCGACGCGGAAGGCGAGGTGCTGCATCGTTCCGGGTGCGGACGGACCGGCGCCGGTGCCAGCATGGGTGACGCCAAGCTGGATCGGGATGTCCTTCACTGCGGGCAGCTGCACGATCGAGAAATAGGAATGGTCGTCCATGTGCAGGAAAGCGTGAATGCCGCCCGGCACGCCGTGCATGTCGAACAGGGCCGAGAGCTGGAAGCCCATCACATCCGAGAAGTAGGCAATATGCTCGCGGATGTCCGCAGCCATGATCGCAATATGGTGGATCCCGTTCGCCTTGATCATCGCGTCTTTCTCCCTTGACCCTGCGGCCACATGGACACGGCCGTTCTTGGCAATAATGTGCGCGCAATAATCAAAAGGGGCAAGGAGGCACACTTCATGGTTGGCGCTACGGAAATCACCCGTGAACCCTATCTTGTCATCCACAAGGACCCTTCCGGTTTCAAGGACGTGTATGGCGGGGCAGGCGACAATATCGCCGCCGAATGCATGCGCATCTATCCGGCCGGTACGAAAGCCGACAGCGTCGTCATCTTCAGCCATCCGATCGGCGGCGGCTCGTTCTTGCCGCTGGTCTCGGCCCTCGCGCGCGGCGGCCAGCATGTGATCTATTGCAACACGCGCTACCGCGGAAACGACACCGCGCTGATCATGGAAAAATGCATCTCGGACCTTGGCGCCTGTATCGAACATGCCCGCACCCGCCTCGGCTACAAGCGCGTCATTCTCGGCGGCTGGTCGGGCGGCGGGTCATTGTCGCTGTTCTACCAGGACCAGGCCCAGCGCCCGACGCTCACGCACACGCCGGCGGGCGATGCCTATGACCTGACGAAGAAGGCCCTTCCGCCTGCGGACGGTATCATGCTGCTGGCGGCGCATGTGAGCCGCGCGATCACGCTGACCGAATGGATCGATCCGTCGATCACCGACGAGACGCGCCCGTTCGAGCGCGATCCGGCGCTCAACATCTACGATCCGGCCTGTCCGGCGCAGCCTCCCTATACGGATGAATTCGTGGCCCGCTTCCGGGCTGCCCAGCTCGCCCGCAACCGGCGCATCACGGCCTGGGTGCAGGAGACGCTGGAAGGGCTTCGACGCAAGGGTGACACCAATGCCGAACGCGCCTTCACGGTGCATGGCACGATGTCGAACGTGTGCTGGACCGATCCCACACAGGAGCCCTCCGACCGGCGGCCTCATACGTGCTATCTCGGAGAGCCGCGCATCGCGAATGACGGACCGGTCGGCCTCGCGCGGTTCACGACGCTGCGCTCATGGCTGTCGCAGTGGGGGTACGATACGACGAATGCGGACGGTCTCGGCAATGCCTCGCGCGTTGCCTGCCCGGTACTTGTCATCAACAACACGGCCGATCTTGCCTGCACGCCGAGCCATGCGCGCCGG
The genomic region above belongs to Acidobacteriota bacterium and contains:
- the mutS gene encoding DNA mismatch repair protein MutS, coding for MPDTAPKSLPAAEPTPFMAQYLSIKAQQPDALLFFRMGDFYELFFDDAVTAAGVLDITLTSRGEHDGAPIPMAGVPYHAAEGYLARLIKAGCRVAVCEQTESPAEAKKRGSKSVVRREIVRVVTPGTLTEDTLLPARQGQALAALAFTAQGEAALAVCDVSTGLFELAALDAARVADALLAWPLSELLVSEADRSRPAVAGLPEVTAVAITERPARTATAKAGEALLKETFGVAALDGLGDFSKAECAAAGLLLDYVKLTQAGRPARLSVPRRAHPASALLIDPATRASLEIDRSYARGREGTLLAAIDRTITAPGARLLAAQLARPSRDRAGIEARYDAVSFFAGERTVLGDTRAALKAAPDLERACMRLALGRGGPRDLQALAQALAAARKTAGILRNSGAALPPLLARAAEVLSLPAPGGLAALGADLTAALVETPPVLARDGGFIAAGWNGALDEVRTLRDGSRRVIAAMQGRYAEATGIAALKIKFNNVLGYFIEVPARLADAMLKPPLANDFIHRQTMAGAVRFSTTELAELAGRISRADEEAKALELADFEAFGVRVSAEREALAEVAAALAAVDVAAANAVWADEAGAVRPVIEVAPVFEAKGLRHCVVEAALRRDGKGFTANDLSLDAGATSAPRFLLVTGPNMSGKSTYLRQAALAVILAQAGCFVPATSLRLGLADRVFSRVGASDDLSRGRSTFMVEMVETAAILNQATPESFVILDEVGRGTATWDGLAIAWAAVEHLHAQTRCRAVFATHYHELTALAAELPGAANASLKAREWKHDLIFLHEVQPGPADRSYGVQVARLAGLPRSAVARAAQILKQLEASPSAAESLPLFAAAAPEPEAGLPPEAEAVMAALAALDPDGLSPRDALQALYELKTLGKPKA
- a CDS encoding helix-turn-helix transcriptional regulator — encoded protein: MAKADTSPAHEARKPTDADRFVGQRLRQGRRELGLTQEGLAALLGVTFQQIQKYEAGHSRMSAGRLLEIAQALGRPIGWFYEPFEIAENPDGTRGRDLQAHDLKRDARRLVEEIGDVESLQAVVRVLEAMALRAR
- a CDS encoding VOC family protein encodes the protein MIKANGIHHIAIMAADIREHIAYFSDVMGFQLSALFDMHGVPGGIHAFLHMDDHSYFSIVQLPAVKDIPIQLGVTHAGTGAGPSAPGTMQHLAFRVDTLDDLYAIRDRIRTKGINVIGPMDHGMCHSIYFAGPDQLTLEVACSTVAVDPKLWIDPAVVEKVGISKAELETYVTPDAYAGEGGRVKQPPYDPAKPHQAYPEAMYQAMIATPDDVILKVTKFEAPVKVTA
- a CDS encoding alpha/beta hydrolase, whose amino-acid sequence is MVGATEITREPYLVIHKDPSGFKDVYGGAGDNIAAECMRIYPAGTKADSVVIFSHPIGGGSFLPLVSALARGGQHVIYCNTRYRGNDTALIMEKCISDLGACIEHARTRLGYKRVILGGWSGGGSLSLFYQDQAQRPTLTHTPAGDAYDLTKKALPPADGIMLLAAHVSRAITLTEWIDPSITDETRPFERDPALNIYDPACPAQPPYTDEFVARFRAAQLARNRRITAWVQETLEGLRRKGDTNAERAFTVHGTMSNVCWTDPTQEPSDRRPHTCYLGEPRIANDGPVGLARFTTLRSWLSQWGYDTTNADGLGNASRVACPVLVINNTADLACTPSHARRLFEAVGHARKSYKDIQGADHYYIERPDLLPEAVRTCAEWLEAESLAG